The DNA sequence AATTCTCTTAAAAATAGATAGGTTGAAATAAGAAGCTTGAACTGGAGAAATCATGGTTTGAGGCTATTCGTACTTGTAAAGTTTTGAGATGTTGTCTCGAGTTATGTTAAGTTCTGTCTGGTTTAGTAACAAGTGAAACTGCTGTGCTTTGCGTAAGTGCTGCTGTTGACTGTCTCTTTACCCAGAATTCCACTGTAAAATTAAATGAGTCTGAAAATGTTTTGGGATGTGTTTCACACCATCTGCGTTGTCTGCTGTAAGCATCTCTTCTGCATCTAATACACTTCTAGTGGCTTGACTTGAGCTGTCACCTTGTTGCTATATAATAGCTCTGTGTATGGGCAGGCTCTCAACCAAACTCTCGGGAgcttaaaatgtgcttttttggGGTGGAAGGGGGTCTTGGTCCCTTGGCTGTCTGGCAGCCCCCACATTGCTGCCACGGGGAGTAGTTGGCCAGGAGCATGCTGTCCATTCGCGTCAGCAGCGCACCTTTGGAGACAGTGGATCTTTTGGCCAAAGATAGGTCTTTCGCATTCAAAAACCTAACTGTTTTCCTAGTGCTTGATTCCGGGCCCTCGCTTTTGACTCTGATGGAATAAACCTCCCAGTCTTACTGCCATAGGTTTGCTGATCCCTGTAGCCAGTTAGCCTTTACCCTTGTGTCTGAAGGAGCATCGGCATTAACTGCACGTTTCTGGGTCTTCTCTGAAACCCATGGAAAGctgccctgcagccagctcctgcccaGAGCCGGCAGGCAGCCAGGGTGTGGGATAAGGTGGGTGCTGCTCCCCCTGTCCAGCTTGGTACCCACACGCATTACATTTTTTGGAGTCAGTAGGAAAGTGGGGGCAGATGGGCTCCTCCCAGGGCAGCGGCGTGCTCTTGCACTGCTCAGCGTGTCTCAGGCTTTCCCTCCGAGACCCTCCTAGCAACAAAATACTGAGCAGAGGAACAGGCTGGTGTTTATTGCCAGTTCCTTGAGCTGGCTGGGGTGCACCAGGGCCATGCACTGGCAGGTGGCTTTCCTACTGCTGCTTCCTGCAAGGCCGTGCTGTTTGGTCCCAGCTCTGGGTGCACTAAGGCATTCATACCcggggatgctgctgtgcccgctGCTGCTGGCACGTGTCGGCCTGGTGCTGTTATGTACAAGACGGCTTCTGCTCTCCTCTGAGCTCCTTACCTCTGCTAAAGAGAGGAGGGCCTGGAGGGATGTTAGAGATTATGTTATAGTAAAATAAGGCTTTAAGCAATCGCCCCCCCACGACCCTCAGGCTACCCTGGGAGCTCTGCAACCGTCCCTCGGGCCGTGCCGTCTTGCAGGAGCCGTCCCGTTTGCCCTGCTGTTCAAATCGCCGCAAACTCTCCAGCATGGCACCAGCAAAGACGTTCCCGGCTCCCTGAGTGCAAGGGGagcgcggcacggcgcgggggGTCCCGGCAGCGGGGAGCGGCGGGGTAACAGCCCGCACCCGGGCCGAAAAAAGGACCAACTGCGACGAGGGTGGGATTCGAACCCAcgcgtgcagagcacaatggattagcagtccatcgccttaaccactcggccacctcgtccccgctccctccccgcgcCCCGACCCTTCCCGCACCCAccacccgccccgccgcggccgcccctcaaggcgcctcggccgccccgcccccgcccgctccccgctccgccgcccgcctcgccgccccgggcctgcccgccccgcccgccctggACACGGCCCCCGGCCCGGTCCCGACatggcccccggcccggccccgacatggcggcgggcgggcggcacggcggctgggggcggccccgccgccctgctgCCCCGCGGCCCTCTTAGCGCAGCCGGCAGCGCGTCAGTCTCATAATCTGAAGGTCCTGAGTTCGAGCCTCAGAGAGGGcacgcctcttttttttttttaacgttgccGCCCGCCCCTGTCCCCCCCGCCCgctggggcccgggggggggctcTGCGGCGGCCCTGATGCAGCCCTTGGTGGCCGCGGGTCCCTTGCCCGCGCTCTGCCCGTGTCCCCGGCGGCTCTGGGCAGACatgcgcggggggagcggggggggcgcCCTGCCCGAGCCCCAAAACAATCCGCCCGCCCCGCTGCCACCCCGCAGTGCTCAGCGACGTgtcacgggggggggggcgggggaggtgTAAAAGAGGTGCCCTCTCTGAGGCTCGAACTCAGGACCTTCAGATTATGAGACTGACGCGCTGCCGGCTGCGCTAAGAGGGCGGCGCTGGAGgcgtcctcccccccccgcccactgctgcgggcgggcggcggccacCGTGGCTTAGTGGGTGCGTGAGGGCGCCCAGGGGCAGGGCCGGCGCCGTGCCCCGCCATGCGGGACGGGCAGGGGAGCGCTCCCCCGAGAAGGCGGCGGGCCCCGGGGCgtgacgggggagggggaggtaaaaataaaaggagcaaaaaaaaaaaagaggcgtgCCCTCTCTGAGGCTCGAACTCAGGACCTTCAGATTATGAGACTGACGCGCTGCCGGCTGCGCTAAGAGGGCCGCGGGGcagcagggcggcggggccgcccccagccgccgtgccgcccgcccgcccccagccGCCatgtcggggccgggccgggggccgtgtcggggccgggccgggggccgtgtccagggcgggcggggcgggcaggcccggggcggcgaggcgggcggcggagcggggagcggggagcggcgggggcggggcggggcggccgaggcgccttgaggggcggccgcggcggggcgggtggTGGGTGCGGGAAGGGTCGGGGcgtggggagggagcggggacgaggtggccgagtggttaaggcgatggactgctaatccattgtgctctgcacgcgTGGGTTCGAATCCCACCCTCGTCgcaattggttttttttttttttttttttgctgccgcCTCAGCCAAACCGGTGCTGGGTACCTGCCTCCCACCCCCTGGTCCTGTTGTCCCCAGCCTGCGGCTCTCTGTCACTTTCCCCACCCTCCCCTGCAGCTTCGGGGGGGACAGGTTGGACCAGGCTGGGTGCTGCCGGACCACCCCGGGGTGCAGTGGGCACCAGGGGCACCAGGGCAGCAGGGCGCCATGGCTTAGCTGGTTAAAGCGCCTGTCTAGTAAACAGGAGATCCTGGGTTCAACTCCCAGTGGTgcctgtgctggggggactgtttTGCCCCCCTCTCACCTCCAaacccccggccccgggggggccaCCACCGGCGGCCTCTGTCCTCCTGAAGCCCTGCCTGGACAGGGCCACCGCAGCGCCGGGAGCGGGGGCAGCGTGCGGCTCCCCCAGCGACGCAGCCCCCTCTCGGCGCCGGGGAAGGAAAGTCTCCTTACGCCCCACCAGGGGCTGCCCTGCCTGCGGCCTCGCGGCCTCCCGGCCTCCTGCCCTTTTGAGGAGGGTCCGGCTGCATCTTCTCCCTCACCCCCTTTCGGTGGGGGAAGACGCAACCGGCCTCTCGTGGTCCCAACTCCCACGCCCCCGGGAGTGACGTGTTCCTGCCTCTCAACCCCACTACCGAGCTTGTCCCGCTGTCAGTGACCAGACGTGTCCCAGCACCGTCTcggtgtattttattttccactgcAAGCTCATTTCGGTGGGAAGgagggcagccccgggggcaccGGGAACTCTGCAAGCCTAGGTGGGATGAAGGAGCCCATGGGGATAAGGGAGAGGTGCTTATCCGTGGGTATATCGGGGCTAAGGGATCTCCCAAGGTGTAGCGGGGTCCCGGAGGGAGGTCCTGGGTGAAGGCTCTGGTGCGGAGCCGGGTCTCCCTTGGGATCAGACGCCCTGGAGCAGGTTTCCAGGTGTTCACCCCCGGCAGCAGAAGAGACGCAGGTCATTCAGGGCTGTGTCGTCCCTCTTCAGCCCCCGCGGAGACTCCTGCCGTGTCTGGATGCCACACACGGCCCTGGGGCACGGGGGGCTCCAGCTGCCCCACTCACCCCACTCAGGCCCAGGCCCCTCCAGGACCTGCCCGTCGGAGCAGGCAAAACGGGCGTTCGTGGCAGCCACTTGGTCGCTCAGGAGCCTGTGCTGGGGGGCCTGGACCTGCAGGGCAAACCCCACCAGGTGCCCTTGGTGGGGGCACCAGCGGGGCTCAGACCAGCGGCCCCATCTAGACAGAGGGGCAAGAGGGCTGGGTCAGCGCCGAGGGCAGGAGGAACGGGCGCGAGCCCTCCGGTGCCCCGGGGGAGCCACAGAGGAGGTGTTTTACCAGGCACGGAGAGGGCGCAGGGACGCTGGCGCTCTGGTGGCGCGTTGGGGGCTCACCTGCCGCTCTGCGACTCCACCGCGGAGCCGCCGTCACGAGCCCCCCGCGGGGAGCAGTGCAGCCGTATCCCGTTGAGCGCCGTGTCGTCCTTGGTCACCCCCTGGGGTGGCTCCACCTGGGAGGGGATGGAGGCGGGGGTCAgcccctggggcggggggaggcggaggCCGCGATGGGGTCCCGAGGCACAGGGCTCTCCAAAGCCAGCCTCGTTCTCCCCTGCTGAGGCTCTACCTTGAAGCTGATGCCTGTGGCATAGGACCCGTCGGGGCACATCTCCGGCCAGGCCCAGTCACCCCAGGGTCCCCCGTTGGGCACTGCGACGATGGAGGCAGCGCTTGGGCCCCGCTCCTGCCTCCCCCCTGCAGCGCTGGCAAGCCCCGCAAACAGCAGCAGGACCTGTGCCCCCGGCATCGCTGCCTCGCCCAGCGCCGGCCCAGGGTGCTCTTATACCAGCCCGTGGGAGGTATCAGTTCTCCAGGGCGGCAGAGCTGGCACAAGGGACATGGCAGGATCTCTTGTTACCTTCTCAGGGTGGCTGGGCCTGTTGGGCAGCTGGGATTAGCTGGAAGAGAGGGCTAATCCCCTCATCAGGGTGGTGGTGGGGTCAGGAGCTGAACCGTGAGCTCTTTGTTTGGGTCCCCCTCCAGGCCAGGCTGCACAAAGCCACAGGACACCTCTGGAGCCAGCAACAGCGCAAAGGGCTGGCTCAGGGCGATGTTGGGCCGAGGCACCTTTGGGCTCCCACCACCCACGTGCGATGTGGGATTTGCACCCTGCCTTTCACCTTTTCCTATACCTCCCTGAGAGCCTGCACCCTTTCCAGGAGatggctgagcagggctgggatcgctgaagctgaaatgaaaaagccACACGTTTGGGATCCAAGGTGCATCGCTGACAGAGATCACGTCCTATTTTTTCCTGTACTCGTTCCCCAAGAGCACCTACCTCATCACGATTTCACGCTTCCTTCATCTCCATCTGCTTTTTGGCCCCACCTTCCTCTTTCTGAGGGCTATCACCTTCCTCCTTAATAGCCACTTTCTGTGGTAATCGCTCTTTTAAATACTTCTGATGGGGATTTCCTTTACCAGGGGTACTGAACAAGAGGCTTTAAGCCATCTCCTGGCTGCCCTTTTAGATTCTTCTTTAATTCCTTTCACCTGGCCTCCTCAGTTTCTCTGTGCCTTCCCCCTCTTCAAAGGCAaacggtggtggtggggggaataGTGATGTCTACCCTCTGGAAGGATGCCACATTGCACCATGCTGCAGTTGCCCTCACAGACTAGGTATTTGCTAGGAGCTCCTCCCCAGGAGGGTCCTGGGTGCTGTTGGGTGATGAGCGGTTTCACCTCCCGGGCCCTCTCTGATGAGGGGCTCCAAGACAAGTCAcccagagggaagggaggaaccaggggcaagaagggaggaggagacgAATGGAAAAGAGGTGCTTGTGTTCCCCTCTCCTCACCGGACGGACAGGGATGGTGCAGACTAGCATCAACCACTTGTTTCCTAAGCAGAGACATACAGTGACACAGAGAACCAGGACCACGAGAGGCCGGTTGCGTCTTCCCCCACCGAAAGGGGGTGAGGGAGAAGATGCAGCCGGACCCTCCTCAAAAGGGCAGGAGGCTGGGAGGCcgcaggcaggagctgcaggcagggcagccCCTGGTGGGGCGTAAGGAGGCTTTCCTTCCCCGGCGCCGAGAGGGGGCTGCGTCGCTGGGGGAGCCGCACGCTGCCCCCGCTCCCGGCGCTGCGGTGGCCCTGTCCAGGCAGGGCTTCAGGAGGACAGAGGCCGCCGGTGGtggcccccccggggccgggagtTTGGAGGTGAGAGGGGGGCAAAACAGTCCCCCCAGCGCAGGCACCACTGGGAGTTGAACCCAGGATCTCCTGTTTACTAGACAGGCGCTTTAACCAGCTAAGCCATGGCGCCCTACTGCCCTGGTGCCCCTGGTGCCCACTGCACCCCGGAGTGGTCCGGCAGCACCCAGCCTGGCCTCAGGAAGGGG is a window from the Struthio camelus isolate bStrCam1 chromosome 6, bStrCam1.hap1, whole genome shotgun sequence genome containing:
- the LOC138067696 gene encoding vitelline membrane outer layer protein 1 homolog gives rise to the protein MPGAQVLLLFAGLASAAGGRQERGPSAASIVAVPNGGPWGDWAWPEMCPDGSYATGISFKVEPPQGVTKDDTALNGIRLHCSPRGARDGGSAVESQSGRWGRWSEPRWCPHQGHLVGFALQVQAPQHRLLSDQVAATNARFACSDGQVLEGPGPEWGEWGSWSPPCPRAVCGIQTRQESPRGLKRDDTALNDLRLFCCRG